The window TAAAATCGAATAAATATATGTTAGACCGTTACAATACTAAAGGAATGATACGAGCCTTGAAAAAAGGTGAGCTCGTTTGGTATGCTCCCGATCATGATTATGGTCCCAAAAATAGCGTATTTGCCCCTTTCTTTGCTGTAGAAAAAGCGGCTACAACAATTGGTACTTCTATTTTAGTTAAACTAGCACAGCCTGCTATTATTCCATTTACGCCAAAACGCGAACCTAAAGGGCAATATACCGTCTCGGTCACTCCACCACTTGAAGATTATCCTTATAATGATGAATATGCCGCAGCTACTTTTATGAATAAAGTGGTTGAACAACAAATTTTACAAGCACCTGAACAATATATGTGGTTACACCGCCGATTTAAAACTCGCCCAGAGGGTGAACCATCACTCTATTCAGATAAAGTTCAAAATGATTAACCTATACTTATATGAATAATTAGATTATTTGATCCAAATCAAATAATCTAATTTTAAATCTTTTTTTACTTTATTTTATTCCATAGAACTATTATCATTATCTAGATAAGGGATTCTCCCCCAAAATAAAATAAAAAGTAAGCAATCCAACAATGTCATTCTCTTTAAGGAGTTCATATGCTATTTAACCGTAGACAGTTCTTTAAGATCTGTGCGGGTGGTATGGCTGGAACCACTGTAGCTACCTTAGGTTTTGCACCTAATGTTGCTCTTGCGCAAACACGTCAATACAAATTATTAAAATCCAAAGAAACTCGTAATAACTGCACATACTGCTCCGTTGGTTGCGGCATGTTATTATATAGTCGAGGTGATGGTGCAAAAAATGCTATTTCTTCAATATTCCATGTTGAAGGAGATCCTGATCACCCAGTAAGCCGCGGTTCACTTTGTCCAAAAGGTGCTGGAGTATTGGATTACATCAAAAGTGAAAATCGAGTCAAATATCCAGAGTATCGAGCACCAGGTTCAGATACATGGCAAAAAATTACTTGGGAAGATGCAATTGATCGTATAGCTCGATTAATGAAAGCCGATCGCGATAAAAACTTCATTGAAAAAAATGCTAAAGGCGATACCGTTAATCGTTGGACGACAACAGGTTGGTTAGTAACCTCTGCTGCAAGTAATGAAACAGGTTGGTTAGCGTTTAAAATAGCTCGAGCAATGGGGATGTTAACTCTTGAAACTCAAGCTCGAGTATGTCATGGCCCATCAGTATCAAGCTTAGCTGCAACATTTGGGCGCGGCGCGATGACGAATAACTGGAATGACATAAAAAATGCTAATGTTGTTATTGTTATGGGTGGTAACTCAGCTGAAGCGCATCCAGTCGGTTTTAAATGGGCAATCGAAGCCAAAATTAATAATGGTGCAGAGTTAATCGCCATTGATCCTCGTTTCCAACGAACGGCATCTGTTGCTGATAAATACGTACCAATTCGTTCAGGTTCTGATATTACTTTTCTACTTGGTGTAATTAATTACTTAATTACCCATGATGAAGTTAATCATGACTACCTATTAACACATAGTAATGCTAGCTTAATTGTTCGCGAAGATTTCAATTTTGATGAAAATAGTGGCCTCTTTAGTGGCTATAATGCAAACGATCGTAAATATGATCAATCTAGTTGGGCTTATCAAACTGATGCCAATGGTTATGCACTACGTGACGAAACATTAGAACACCCATACTGTGTATGGAACTTATTGAAAAAACATGTTAGCCGATATACACCAGAAGTTGTTAATAATATAACGGGTACACCAACTGATGACTTCCTACATGTATGTAAATCATTAGCAAGTACAAAGACGAATGATCGCGCTGCAACATTTTTATATGCTTTAGGTTGGACACAACATACCTATGGTACACAAATTATTCGAACAGCAGCAATGGTCCAATTGCTACTCGGTAATATTGGTGTTATGGGTGGAGGGATCAATGCCTTACGCGGTCACTCTAATATTCAAGGTCTTACCGATGTTGGTCTATTATCTAATCGCTTACCTGCTTATCTTGATTTACCAAAAGATAGCCAAATCACATTAGAACAATATTTAGCAGAAAAAACGCCAAAACCACTTGGACCAAGTGAAGTTAACTTCTGGGGCAACTATCCTAAGTTTTTTGTTAGCTTTATGAAATCAATGTATGGCGATAAGGCGACTAAAGACAACAGCTGGGGATTTGACTGGCTACCTAAGTGGGATAAAACCTACGATGTATTACAATTTAGTAAAATGATGCGAGATGGCGATGCAAATGGCTTTATTTGCGAAGGCTTTAACCCGCTTGCAGCATTCCCGGATAAAAATAGTGTTCGTGAAGGTTTATCAAAACTTAAGTTTTTAGTTAGCATTGATCCAATGCCAACGGAAACAGCTGAATTTTGGAAAAACTATGGCGAATCTAATGACGTTGATCCAACTGCAATTCAGACAGAAGTATTTAGACTTCCAGCCAACTGCTTTGCTGAAGAAGATGGTACGATTGTAAACTCATCTCGTTGGCTACAATGGCATTGGTCTGCTGCTGAGCCACCATTTGATGCTAAACATGATCCAGAAATTATTTCACGAATATTCCTAAGAATAAAAGAGTTATACCAAGAAGAAGGCGGCGCATATTCTGATCCAATACATAATCTAGTATGGGATTATAAGAAACCAGAAGAACCTTCTGCTGAAGAGCTTGCTAAAGATTATAATGGACGAGCATTAGTCGATCTTAAAGATGCTAATGGTAATGTATTAGTTAAAAAAGGTCAGTTACTCAGTGGCTTCTCACAATTAAGAGACGATGGTTCAACATCAAGCGGAATCTGGATTTTCTGTGGTTGCTGGACAGAAGAAGGCAACTTAATGGCGAGACGAGATCCTGCGGATCCATCTGGTAAAGGTATACATTCTGGTTGGGCATGGGCATGGCCGATGAACCGTCGAGTTCTATATAATCGCGCCTCAGCCGATCGCAATGGTAAACCATACGATCCAAGTAGAATGCTAATTGAGTGGAATGGGTCAAGTTGGGCAGGTAATGATATTCCTGATTTTACTGCAACGTTATCTCCAGAAAAAGGCGCTGGTGCATTCATCATGAACAATGATGGATTAGGTGGTTTATTCTGTTTAAATCGTTTAGTCGATGGACCATTCCCTGAACATTATGAACCATTTGAAACACCAATTAGTACTAACCCGCTACATCCACAACAAGTGAGTAGCCCAGCAGCTAGAGTGTTTAAAGAGGACTTAGAACGTTTAGGTAACGCTGATCAATTCCCTTATGTGGGTACAACTTACAGTATTACTGAGCATTTCCACTTTTGGACTCAGCATGCACGCTTAAATGCAATTATACAACCAGAGCAATTTATCGAGATTAGTGAACATTTAGCCAATCAAAAAGGGATTGGGCTTGGTGACACAGTCAAGATTAGCTCAAATCGTGGTTATATTAAGGCAAAAGCGGTAGTCACAAAACGTATGCCGACGTTGACCGTTAATGGTAAAGAGATTGAAACAATTGGTATTCCAATCGTTTGGGGCTTCACTGGACAAACCAAAAAAGGTTTCTTAGTTAATGAATTAACACCACATCTTGGTGATGCTAATTCACAAACACCAGAATATAAAACTTTTTTAGTTAATGTTGAAAAAGTCTCAGCATAGTTAATAGGAAACCAAATTATGTCATTACAAACACAAGACATTATAAGACGATCTGGCACCAATTCATTAACGCCAGCACCAAGAGCTCGAGATTATCAACAAGAAGTTGCTAAACTCATTGACGTTACAACTTGCATCGGCTGTAAAGCTTGTCAGGTAGCTTGCAACGAATGGAACGATTTACGCCCCGAAATTGGTAATACAGTTGGTGTTTATGATAATCCAGCAGATTTAGAACCCAAAGCATGGACCGTTATGCGATTTTCAGAAGTTGAAGTTAACGGTAAATTCGAATGGTTAATTCGTAAAGATGGTTGCATGCACTGTAGTGATCCTGGCTGTCTAAAAGCTTGTCCTGCAGAAGGCGCCATTATTCAGTACGCTAATGGGATAGTCGATTTTCAATCTGAACATTGTATTGGATGTGGTTACTGTGTTGCAGGCTGTCCATTTAACGTGCCAAGAATTAGTAAAGAAGATAATCATGCCTATAAATGTACACTGTGTGTTGATCGAGTTGCTGTTGGTCAAGAACCTGCGTGTGTAAAAACTTGCCCTACCGGAGCAATTCACTTTGGTACCAAAGCGGATATGATTAGTCATGCAGAAAAACGTATTATGGATTTAAATAGTCGTGGTTACCATAATGCAGGCCTGTACAATCCAGATGGTGTAGGCGGAACTCATGTTATGTATGTATTACATCATGCAGATCAGCCAAATCTTTATCATAACTTACCAAAAGAGCCTCATATTAATGAGATAGTGAAATTCTGGAAAGGCGCTTGGAAGCCACTTTCAGCAGCCGCTTTTATTGCAACATTTGCCGGTTTAGTCTTCCATTATATGGCAGTTGGTCCGGTACAAGTTGAAGAAGAAGATATTGAAAACGAAAAGATAGCTGATCAAGAAGCTCGCCAAAAAGCGATCGAAAAAAAATCATCAGAAACATCAGTAAACAATAAGGATGATCATAATGAACACTAAAGATATGATTTTAAGAACCCCTTTAATTGTACGATTTTGTCATGTCTTTATTGTGATCCTTTTTATATTAACGGCGTTATCTGGCTTATCGTTATTTTTTCCATCAATTAAGGCGTTCGGATTAGTTTTAGGAACTCCACAATTAGTAAGAGAATTGCACCCTTTCCTAGGGTGCATCATCTTTGTTCTATTGATGTTTATGTTATTAAAACTTGCTCATCATAATATTCCAGATAGAGATGATGTAAAGTGGATGAAAAGTATCAATAAAGTGATTGCAGGAAAAGAACCTGAAGATATTCCAATTGGTAAATATAATGCTGGCCAGAAATTTTTATTCTGGTGCATTATGAGCTTGATTTCAATCCTACTTATTACTGGATTAATCATGTGGCGTCGTTACTTTGCTGAATATTTTTCAATTGATATTATTCGTATCGCGATTTTCTTTCACTCAGTTGCGGCAATCGGTTTAATTCTTCTCATTATTGGTCATGCTTATATGGCAATTTGGGTTAAAGGATCGATTAAAGGAATGATTACTGGCTATGTTTCAAGAGCTTGGGCCCGTAAAAATCATTCAAAATGGTATAAAGAAGAGATGCACAAAGTTTATCAAGCAGAACTAGATGCTCAGGCAACTACAAGCAAAAGTGATAAACAGTAATATCGTCATATCATATTTGGTATATAGTATGGAACAGTTATCTGTTCCTTACTTACCACTCTAAACAGTTAAAATACAGATCTAGTCATATAACCTGTTAAATACTAACTCACAATAATAGGTCGAACATGAACATAAAAATTATTCCTCAGGCACAACTTGAAAAGCAAAGTAATAAAGTCAGCATTATCCGTCAAACGCCACTGCTTTTTTATCCTAATCCACAGACCCTGTATAGCCATAGGGCTAAGCGTTTACAAACATTAACTGCAACAAGTCCTTTTAGTAATTACCTAGACTTCTGTGAAAAAATTGTTACAGCGCAAGCTAAACTACTTGAAACAAAGCCGATAAAAATCGATTTAACAGACACTGTGGCCTCTGCAACGGCCAATAATTTAGCGCCATTATCAATCAGCCACTATCCGCTATCCACGCAATGGATGGACTATATGTATCCGATTATGGATGCAGTAATCGATGTTAATGATGCAATAAATAGTACAATACATGATTTAAAAAATAATACTCAAGATGAGCTTCTTAATAAGGCAACCGCATTACTTACGGACCAACTGGCTACAGTGGATAGTAAGGAATCACTATTTATCTGGTCAGCTCTCTCCCTATACTATTGCCAATTAGCAAGTCAATTACCCGGTAAAGCTGTTTCACAATCAAGCCAACAAAACTGGTTATGTCCTGTTTGTGCAAGTAGTCCCGTCGCTAGCGTTATTCATATGGGAGATAATATTGGCTTGCGTTATTTACATTGTAGCTTATGTGAAAGTGAATGGCATGTACCGAGAGCACAATGCACAAATTGTGATAACTTAGAAAATATCACTTATTACTCACTAGACAATGAACTATCAGCAATCAAAACTGAGTGTTGTGAACGCTGCCATAGTTATCTAAAAATATTTAGTCAAGAAAAAGAGCCTCACCTAGATATTATTGCTGATGATATTGATTCTTTGCTGCTAGATATGGAAACAGAAAAACAACAATTTGCTAAAAGTGGTATAAATCCTTTATTATTTTCAGCATAATAACCATAAATATCTGATATAAGTGAATAGAGCTTATGCTTAAAAGATTAGCCCTTGCATTTTTAATGACGAGTTCCTGTGCTTTTTTCGTTCAAGCGGAAGATATTGATATTCCGACAGAATTACATGCAATGACGAGCGCTCAAGCTCAATTTGAATTTGCGTTACAGCATGATCAACATAGTTCATCTAAAAAAGATGATCAAATCGCGTTCTATGGCTATTTAATGGCAGCAGAACAGGGTCATAAACAAGCGGCATTTAATCTAGCCTATTTCTATGAAAATGGCATTGCAACAGAAAAAAATCTTAACAAAGCACTATTTTGGTATAAAAAATCAGCATCAGATAAAATTGTTGCGGATAATAATGATCAATATAATTTTTTACCTTATTACTTAGCTGCTGCACAGCAAGATTATGCCTATGCGCAATACCGACTTGCTTATCTTTATCAGGAAGGAACGAACAAACAAGATATTGATATTAAGCAAGCCATATATTGGTATGAGAAAGCAGCTACATTAGGCTATGTTAATGCGATGAACTCTCTTGGCTATCTTTATGAAACTAATAAAGAGATTGGACCAGATTATAATACAGCCTTTTTCTGGTACCAAAAAGCGGCTAATTTAGGAGATAGTATTGCACAATATAACTTAGGATTAATGTTTCAATATGGTAAAGGTAGAGATGTCGACTATTTACAAGCCATTCAATGGTATCAAAAATCAGCAGAACAGGGTTATGCTGACGCGATGTTTAGAATTGCATACCAATATGATATTGGTAAAAATGTTCCTCAAGATTACCAGCTAGCAATACAATGGTATACAAAAGCAGCAGAATTAGACAATCCTGATTGCCAATATAATTTAGCGTTAATGTATGAATATGGTAAAGGAACTGATATAGATTTTACCAAGGCATTTTATTGGTATAAAAAAGCAGCTGAAAATGGTGATTTAGATGCAATGAATAGTGTTGGCTACGCTTATGAGGTCGGTGAAGGTACTAAAGAAAACTATGAAGCCGCACTATATTGGTATAGCAAATCTGCAACGCAAGGAGAAGCCAAAGCGCAATTTAATCTTGGTCTAATGTATCAATATGGTCGAGGGACGAATATTAATCCAAACAAAGCGTTGTTATGGTATACGTTATCCGCTAAACAAAATTATCCAAGAGCACTCTTCAAATTAGGCTATTTATATGAAAATGGTGATTTAGGCCTAGTACAAGATTATAAACGCGCTTTTTACTACTACAGTAAAGCTGCTGATGTAGGTGAAAGTGCATCAAAAAATAATCTTGGCTATTTATATGAAAATGGTTTCGGTGTAAAAGAAGATTTATCATTAGCTTTATATTGGTACCAACAGGCTGCAAATGAAAATGATAGCGTAGCACAATATAATCTAGGTTTATTTTATCAGTTCGGTAAATTAGTCGATAAAAATAAAAATCTAGCTTTATACTGGTATAAAAAATCTGCAGATAACGGTTATATATATGCAACAACCGCAATTGGCGATCTCTATAGTACCGATTTTCACAATCAAAACGAAGCTATCAAATGGTATATGAAAGCCATAGAACAAGGTGAAACATCCAGCGCCAATCAACTTGGTGTGATTTATCAAGATAAAAAAGATTATGTAAAAGCACTTTACTGGTATCAACAAGGTGCTGAGAGCAAAGATAGAATAGCCCAATATAATTTAGCGAGTCTACTTTATTATCAAAATAAGAAAGAGTATAAATTAATTGAAGCTTATGCTTGGGCTTACACAGCAGAACAAAATGGCGATAAAGATGCAACCGAACTACTAAAACTAATCGGGAAAAAATTATCAACAGAAGGTCGAGAACAGGCAAAATTACGAGGATTAGATTATTACTTAAAATATAAAAATGAATAAAAATACTTAACATTTTATTTTATTCAGTTACAATAGCATTATTGTTGTACTAGTTCACGGATACAAAGAAATGTTAAACAAATTGTTAAAATCAATAATATTAGTCAGTACTATTATTATCACAAGTTTTACCTCATTTATGACTTACGCCAAAGAAGTTAAATACGTTGCAATCACTGCTATTGTCGAGCATCCATCTCTTAATGAAATTAGAGATGGGGTAAAAGATGAACTAATTGCGCAGGGCTATAAATTAGGTGACGATCTTATTGTCCAGTATCAAAGTGCTCAGGGTAGCAGTGCTAATGCGGCACAAATTGCCAAACAATTTGCGGCCAATAAACCTGACGTAATCGTTGCAATAGCGACACCAAGTGCTCAAGCTGTAGCCGCATCAACTAAAACTATCCCACTTGTTTTTGCCGGAATTACGGATCCAGTAGCGGCAAAACTTATCAAATCATTTGCCCCTACAGGTACAAATATTACTGGTGTATCAGATTATCTTGAGCTAGCCCCACAGATAGAATTTATGAAAAAAATAGTGCCTAACGTACGTTCTGTTGGATACATTTATAGCCCAGGTGAAGTTAATTCAACTATTGTCCTAAAAAACTTAGAACAACTATTAGCTGAGCAAGGCATCAAAATTATTGCAGTCCCAGCGCAACGTACAGCTGATATTCCTACGGCAGCAAGTGCGCTAAAAGGTAAGGTTGATTTAATTTATACAACAACTGACAATAATGTCGTGTCAGCTTATGAATCATTAGTTAAATTTGCTAATGAAAATAAAATTCCGTTATTAGCGTCTTTCCCTGATGCAGTGGAGCGTGGAGCTGTTGCAGCATATGGAATGAGTTATTACGATGTAGGGCGACAATCCGGTAAACTTGCTATTCGTATTCTTAATGGAGAAAAACCTGGAAACATTGCTCCCGAAAAGGGTCAAGAGAGCCACCTGGTAATCAATCTTGCGGCGGCAAAGCGCCAGGGTATCACATTATCAGATGATGTGATCAATTCTGCACAGCAGATCATTCCCGAGAAATAATCGACATTAGTTACTGCTTTCTACTCAAGGGTGTAAATTAATATTTACACCCTTATTTATTTATGTTACTAGATAAAGAGTAAAATTTGTTTTATATTAATCACTCTACATTTTTTATTGTAATTATAACGTTACAGGAGATAAAATGCGTGATTTAAAAAAACACCTGTGGTCATCATTGATGATGGCTATTACTATATTAGTAATGCCATTTACACTATTTGCGGCTGAAGAACCAGTCAAATTTGTTGCTATTACAGCCATCGTTGAACACCCCGCTTTAGATAATGTTAGAAAAGGGGTCGAAGATGAGCTAAAAGATAATGGTTATATTGTAGGTAAAAATTTAAAACTACAATATCAAAGCGCACAAGGCAGTAGTGCTAATGCCTCTCAAATAGCGAAACAATTTGTATCGAATAAACCTGATGTTATTGTCGGGATTGGCACTCCTAGTTCACAAGCATTAGCAGCAACAACCAAAACGATTCCGATTGTATTTACTGCAGTTACCGATCCCGTTATTGCTAAATTAACACCAAGTTGGGAAGCATCAAAAACCAATGTTACCGGAGTTTCTGATGCTTTATCATTAGACACTCAAATTGATATGATGATGAAAATAAAACCTGACTTAAAAACCATTGGTTATATTTATAGTCCAGGTGAAGTCAATTCAACAATTGTCTTAAAACAACTTGAAGAAATTTTGACACCGAAAGGAATTAAAATTATTGCGGCCCCGGCTCAACGAACAGCTGAAATTCCAACTGCCGCGAAAAGTTTAAAAGGTAAAGTAGATCTAATTTATACCACTACCGACAATAATGTTGTTTCCGCTTATGAATCACTAGTAAAAGTAGCGAATGAAAGTAAAATACCATTAGTGGCCTCAGATCCCGATTCAGCACCACGAGGCGCAATTGCAGCCTTAGGCATGAGCTACTATAATTTAGGTCGACAAGCTGGTAAAATAGTCATCCGTATTTTAAATGGTGAGGCCCCTGGCGATATACCACCACAAGTTGGAAATACGACTGAGTTAGTCATCAATACTAAAGCAGCTGAACGACAAGGTGTCGTATTGTCAGATGAAATACTAAGCATGGCAGCAGAAGTTGTAGATAAATAACGTTATATACCAGTACACTACCGCTTAATCTAGGTGGTAGTACAAAAGATTTAGGATAATTAAATGTCATTTGAATTTTTTTTAGGCTCTCTAGAGATTGGCCTTATTTATGCATTAGTCAGTCTTGGAGTCTATATCTCCTTCCGTCTACTCGACTTCCCTGATTTAACCGCTGATGGTAGCTTTCCTCTTGGTGGGGCTATTTGTGGATTATGTTTATATATTGGCGTTGATCCTTGGATTGCCACTATATTTGGTACTCTCGGGGGATGTATTGCTGGAATGATCACAGGCTGGCTATATGTCAAACTCAATATTCTACAACTGCTATCAAGTATTATCGTTATGATTGCCTTGTACTCAGTTAACTTACGTATTTTAGGACTAGCACCTTATATTATGGGAGAAACCTCAAGAATGGCGGGTTCACCTAATTTACCGTTACTCGGTGCTGAGACTATTTTTTCACCGTTTATTAATGCCAGTTACACCAATCAATATATCGTACAACCAATGATGGTTTTAGTTTTTGTGATTGTATGTTGGTTACTACTTAATCGTTTTTTAAGTACGCAAAAAGGGTTAGCATTAAGAGCAACAGGAACCAATGCTCGTATGGCTAAATCACAAGGAATTCCGACGGGTTCAACTATTATTTTAGGTATGGCCATATCCAATGGGCTAATCGCACTTGGTGGAGCGCTATTTGTACAGACACAAGGAGGGGCAGATATTACTATTGGTGTGGGTACCATTGTGATCGGTCTTGCTTCGATCATTATTGGTGAAAGTATCTTCCCGGCTAAACGCATGTGGGTTATTACCCTATCAGTGATTTTCGGCTCAATTATATATCGTTTATTTATAGCAGTAGCGCTAGGTAATGAACTATTACAGAATATTGGTATCGGTACAGAAGATCTAAATTTAATAACAGCAATCCTTGTCGTTCTGGCGTTAGTCTTACCTAAACAGGTAAAAAAATTACTATATAAGCGAGGGAAAGCGGTATGATTAAAGTTGAAGAGTTACAACTTACCTTTAATGCTGGTACACCAATTGAAAACCACGTACTACGAGGATTAGACCTCAATATAAAACAAGGTGAATTTGTTACCATTATTGGTAGTAATGGCGCGGGGAAAAGTTCCTTACTCAATGTCATTAGTGGTGATCTGATCGCTGATTCTGGTTACGTTATCATTGATAATCAAGATGTTTCTCGTTTACCTGCTTGGCAACGAGCCGGCATGGTGGCACGTGTGTTTCAAGACCCGATGGTTGGGACCTGCGGTAATTTGACTATTGAAGAAAATTTAGCGCTA is drawn from Orbaceae bacterium BiB and contains these coding sequences:
- the fdnG gene encoding formate dehydrogenase-N subunit alpha, producing the protein MLFNRRQFFKICAGGMAGTTVATLGFAPNVALAQTRQYKLLKSKETRNNCTYCSVGCGMLLYSRGDGAKNAISSIFHVEGDPDHPVSRGSLCPKGAGVLDYIKSENRVKYPEYRAPGSDTWQKITWEDAIDRIARLMKADRDKNFIEKNAKGDTVNRWTTTGWLVTSAASNETGWLAFKIARAMGMLTLETQARVCHGPSVSSLAATFGRGAMTNNWNDIKNANVVIVMGGNSAEAHPVGFKWAIEAKINNGAELIAIDPRFQRTASVADKYVPIRSGSDITFLLGVINYLITHDEVNHDYLLTHSNASLIVREDFNFDENSGLFSGYNANDRKYDQSSWAYQTDANGYALRDETLEHPYCVWNLLKKHVSRYTPEVVNNITGTPTDDFLHVCKSLASTKTNDRAATFLYALGWTQHTYGTQIIRTAAMVQLLLGNIGVMGGGINALRGHSNIQGLTDVGLLSNRLPAYLDLPKDSQITLEQYLAEKTPKPLGPSEVNFWGNYPKFFVSFMKSMYGDKATKDNSWGFDWLPKWDKTYDVLQFSKMMRDGDANGFICEGFNPLAAFPDKNSVREGLSKLKFLVSIDPMPTETAEFWKNYGESNDVDPTAIQTEVFRLPANCFAEEDGTIVNSSRWLQWHWSAAEPPFDAKHDPEIISRIFLRIKELYQEEGGAYSDPIHNLVWDYKKPEEPSAEELAKDYNGRALVDLKDANGNVLVKKGQLLSGFSQLRDDGSTSSGIWIFCGCWTEEGNLMARRDPADPSGKGIHSGWAWAWPMNRRVLYNRASADRNGKPYDPSRMLIEWNGSSWAGNDIPDFTATLSPEKGAGAFIMNNDGLGGLFCLNRLVDGPFPEHYEPFETPISTNPLHPQQVSSPAARVFKEDLERLGNADQFPYVGTTYSITEHFHFWTQHARLNAIIQPEQFIEISEHLANQKGIGLGDTVKISSNRGYIKAKAVVTKRMPTLTVNGKEIETIGIPIVWGFTGQTKKGFLVNELTPHLGDANSQTPEYKTFLVNVEKVSA
- the fdxH gene encoding formate dehydrogenase subunit beta, whose product is MSLQTQDIIRRSGTNSLTPAPRARDYQQEVAKLIDVTTCIGCKACQVACNEWNDLRPEIGNTVGVYDNPADLEPKAWTVMRFSEVEVNGKFEWLIRKDGCMHCSDPGCLKACPAEGAIIQYANGIVDFQSEHCIGCGYCVAGCPFNVPRISKEDNHAYKCTLCVDRVAVGQEPACVKTCPTGAIHFGTKADMISHAEKRIMDLNSRGYHNAGLYNPDGVGGTHVMYVLHHADQPNLYHNLPKEPHINEIVKFWKGAWKPLSAAAFIATFAGLVFHYMAVGPVQVEEEDIENEKIADQEARQKAIEKKSSETSVNNKDDHNEH
- a CDS encoding formate dehydrogenase subunit gamma, with translation MNTKDMILRTPLIVRFCHVFIVILFILTALSGLSLFFPSIKAFGLVLGTPQLVRELHPFLGCIIFVLLMFMLLKLAHHNIPDRDDVKWMKSINKVIAGKEPEDIPIGKYNAGQKFLFWCIMSLISILLITGLIMWRRYFAEYFSIDIIRIAIFFHSVAAIGLILLIIGHAYMAIWVKGSIKGMITGYVSRAWARKNHSKWYKEEMHKVYQAELDAQATTSKSDKQ
- the fdhE gene encoding formate dehydrogenase accessory protein FdhE; amino-acid sequence: MNIKIIPQAQLEKQSNKVSIIRQTPLLFYPNPQTLYSHRAKRLQTLTATSPFSNYLDFCEKIVTAQAKLLETKPIKIDLTDTVASATANNLAPLSISHYPLSTQWMDYMYPIMDAVIDVNDAINSTIHDLKNNTQDELLNKATALLTDQLATVDSKESLFIWSALSLYYCQLASQLPGKAVSQSSQQNWLCPVCASSPVASVIHMGDNIGLRYLHCSLCESEWHVPRAQCTNCDNLENITYYSLDNELSAIKTECCERCHSYLKIFSQEKEPHLDIIADDIDSLLLDMETEKQQFAKSGINPLLFSA
- a CDS encoding tetratricopeptide repeat protein gives rise to the protein MLKRLALAFLMTSSCAFFVQAEDIDIPTELHAMTSAQAQFEFALQHDQHSSSKKDDQIAFYGYLMAAEQGHKQAAFNLAYFYENGIATEKNLNKALFWYKKSASDKIVADNNDQYNFLPYYLAAAQQDYAYAQYRLAYLYQEGTNKQDIDIKQAIYWYEKAATLGYVNAMNSLGYLYETNKEIGPDYNTAFFWYQKAANLGDSIAQYNLGLMFQYGKGRDVDYLQAIQWYQKSAEQGYADAMFRIAYQYDIGKNVPQDYQLAIQWYTKAAELDNPDCQYNLALMYEYGKGTDIDFTKAFYWYKKAAENGDLDAMNSVGYAYEVGEGTKENYEAALYWYSKSATQGEAKAQFNLGLMYQYGRGTNINPNKALLWYTLSAKQNYPRALFKLGYLYENGDLGLVQDYKRAFYYYSKAADVGESASKNNLGYLYENGFGVKEDLSLALYWYQQAANENDSVAQYNLGLFYQFGKLVDKNKNLALYWYKKSADNGYIYATTAIGDLYSTDFHNQNEAIKWYMKAIEQGETSSANQLGVIYQDKKDYVKALYWYQQGAESKDRIAQYNLASLLYYQNKKEYKLIEAYAWAYTAEQNGDKDATELLKLIGKKLSTEGREQAKLRGLDYYLKYKNE
- a CDS encoding ABC transporter substrate-binding protein translates to MLNKLLKSIILVSTIIITSFTSFMTYAKEVKYVAITAIVEHPSLNEIRDGVKDELIAQGYKLGDDLIVQYQSAQGSSANAAQIAKQFAANKPDVIVAIATPSAQAVAASTKTIPLVFAGITDPVAAKLIKSFAPTGTNITGVSDYLELAPQIEFMKKIVPNVRSVGYIYSPGEVNSTIVLKNLEQLLAEQGIKIIAVPAQRTADIPTAASALKGKVDLIYTTTDNNVVSAYESLVKFANENKIPLLASFPDAVERGAVAAYGMSYYDVGRQSGKLAIRILNGEKPGNIAPEKGQESHLVINLAAAKRQGITLSDDVINSAQQIIPEK
- a CDS encoding ABC transporter substrate-binding protein; translation: MRDLKKHLWSSLMMAITILVMPFTLFAAEEPVKFVAITAIVEHPALDNVRKGVEDELKDNGYIVGKNLKLQYQSAQGSSANASQIAKQFVSNKPDVIVGIGTPSSQALAATTKTIPIVFTAVTDPVIAKLTPSWEASKTNVTGVSDALSLDTQIDMMMKIKPDLKTIGYIYSPGEVNSTIVLKQLEEILTPKGIKIIAAPAQRTAEIPTAAKSLKGKVDLIYTTTDNNVVSAYESLVKVANESKIPLVASDPDSAPRGAIAALGMSYYNLGRQAGKIVIRILNGEAPGDIPPQVGNTTELVINTKAAERQGVVLSDEILSMAAEVVDK
- a CDS encoding ABC transporter permease, which gives rise to MSFEFFLGSLEIGLIYALVSLGVYISFRLLDFPDLTADGSFPLGGAICGLCLYIGVDPWIATIFGTLGGCIAGMITGWLYVKLNILQLLSSIIVMIALYSVNLRILGLAPYIMGETSRMAGSPNLPLLGAETIFSPFINASYTNQYIVQPMMVLVFVIVCWLLLNRFLSTQKGLALRATGTNARMAKSQGIPTGSTIILGMAISNGLIALGGALFVQTQGGADITIGVGTIVIGLASIIIGESIFPAKRMWVITLSVIFGSIIYRLFIAVALGNELLQNIGIGTEDLNLITAILVVLALVLPKQVKKLLYKRGKAV